A single window of Salvia splendens isolate huo1 chromosome 6, SspV2, whole genome shotgun sequence DNA harbors:
- the LOC121809920 gene encoding Werner Syndrome-like exonuclease — protein sequence MEPSIITTPPSITIVDHELPYDSHNTYDVIFFGKSVFTTVTSDPTIASQWISEIDRSGSHLTVGLDVEWRPSYNRHVAHPAATLQLCVGLRCLIFQLIHSPSVPPPLIDFLANPNHTFVGIGIEADLEKLEEDYEFGFSANAVDLRGLAAERYGRRDLKNAGVKSLAALVLGKDVDKPKNVTMSRWDNQWLTPVQVRYACVDAFVCFEIGRVLNAASPAAAAPPSVSASVLEF from the coding sequence ATGGAGCCTTCGATCATCACGACGCCGCCTTCCATCACAATCGTCGACCACGAGCTCCCCTACGACTCACACAACACCTACGACGTCATCTTCTTCGGCAAATCCGTCTTCACCACCGTCACCTCCGATCCGACCATCGCCTCGCAGTGGATCTCCGAGATCGACCGCAGCGGCAGCCACCTCACCGTCGGCCTCGACGTCGAGTGGCGCCCGTCCTACAACCGCCACGTCGCCCACCCCGCCGCCACGCTCCAGCTCTGCGTCGGCCTCCGCTGCCTCATCTTCCAGCTCATCCACTCCCCCTCCGTGCCGCCGCCGCTCATCGATTTCCTCGCAAACCCTAACCACACGTTCGTCGGGATCGGGATCGAGGCGGATCTGGAGAAGCTGGAGGAGGACTACGAGTTCGGATTCAGCGCCAACGCGGTGGATCTGAGGGGGCTTGCGGCGGAGAGGTACGGGCGGAGAGATCTGAAGAACGCCGGCGTGAAGAGCCTGGCGGCGCTGGTGCTGGGGAAGGATGTGGATAAGCCGAAGAATGTGACGATGAGCCGCTGGGACAACCAGTGGCTCACGCCGGTGCAGGTGCGCTACGCGTGTGTTGATGCGTTTGTGTGCTTTGAGATCGGTAGGGTTTTGAATGCCGCTTCTCCTGCCGCCGCCGCTCCGCCTTCGGTTTCAGCTTCGGTTTTGGAATTTTGA
- the LOC121806726 gene encoding protein FAR1-RELATED SEQUENCE 5-like has product MIFAPFTGKDNHGRPVTFAAGLLSKENANSFSWLFNQFVKYMGVAPKLIVTDLDLGMKVAIEEVLVNIRHRWCMWHVMNKVADKLPKNMLGSEELKKELNACVWSEFIEPDAFEETWHAIMERYGLANNDWFSPMFASRKFWGLAFFCDFPMSSLIKTTSLSESHNSFFKRYSMSRANLMLFYMNYNHALETQRSNSANLEYYDSTKVHILRPELEIKKHASTIYSGSAYNAIQEEIVYACFSLSCPTLGVSTNREIEVYNVNDKNSNSWTVTYSIGDDTYLCGCKKFERLGLFCSHIFCVLKYKFVKLIPDKLHGGRWLSHSL; this is encoded by the coding sequence ATGATATTTGCTCCTTTTACGGGCAAGGATAATCATGGTCGCCCTGTGACATTTGCTGCTGGCCTTTTGTCCAAGGAAAATGCCAACTCCTTTTCATGGTTATTTAACCAATTTGTAAAGTATATGGGTGTGGCTCCCAAACTCATCGTAACTGACCTAGACTTAGGAATGAAAGTTGCTATTGAGGAGGTCCTTGTCAATATAAGACACCGGTGGTGTATGTGGCACGTTATGAATAAAGTTGCTGACAAATTGCCAAAGAACATGCTTGGTAGTGAAGAACTAAAGAAGGAACTGAATGCATGTGTATGGTCGGAGTTCATAGAACCTGATGCATTTGAAGAAACTTGGCATGCTATAATGGAAAGATATGGGCTGGCCAATAATGACTGGTTTTCACCAATGTTTGCATCCAGAAAGTTTTGGGGTCTAGCCTTTTTCTGTGATTTTCCGATGAGTTCGTTGATAAAGACAACTTCTTTGTCTGAATCACATAATAGCTTCTTTAAAAGGTACTCAATGTCTCGGGCTAACCTTATGCTATTTTATATGAACTATAACCATGCTTTGGAGACTCAAAGAAGTAATAGCGCAAACCTTGAATACTATGATTCAACAAAAGTGCATATTTTGCGACCAGAATTGGAAATCAAGAAACATGCATCAACGATATATAGTGGTAGTGCTTATAATGCAATTCAAGAAGAGATAGTTTATGCATGTTTCTCTTTGTCTTGTCCAACTCTAGGAGTGTCTACCAATAGAGAGATTGAAGTATACAACGTAAATGACAAGAATTCAAACTCATGGACAGTGACTTACTCCATTGGTGATGACACCTATTTGTGTGGATGCAAAAAGTTTGAGAGACTTGGTCTATTCTGCAgtcatatattttgtgtgttgaaatATAAGTTTGTTAAGTTGATACCCGATAAGTTGCATGGAGGGAGATGGTTGAGTCACAGTTTGTGA